From one Phytoactinopolyspora mesophila genomic stretch:
- the hpt gene encoding hypoxanthine phosphoribosyltransferase → MDPQHIDGDLEKVVLSEQEIQSRLAEMAADIQRDYEGKDVLLVGVLKGAVMVMADLSRHLSRHVEIDWMDVSSYGSGTRSSGVVRIIKDLDADISGRHVLVVEDIIDTGLTLSWLVSNLRSRGPASVEICTMLRKPEAAKTDVDVKYVGFDIPNSFVVGYGLDYAERYRNLRVVATLAPHMYS, encoded by the coding sequence GTGGATCCGCAGCATATTGACGGCGATCTCGAGAAGGTCGTCCTTTCCGAGCAGGAAATCCAGAGTCGGCTGGCCGAGATGGCCGCGGACATCCAGAGAGACTACGAGGGCAAGGACGTACTGCTCGTAGGCGTGCTCAAGGGTGCGGTCATGGTGATGGCCGACTTGTCTCGCCACCTTTCACGTCACGTCGAGATCGACTGGATGGACGTCTCCTCATACGGCTCAGGCACCCGCTCCAGTGGTGTTGTGCGGATTATCAAGGATCTGGACGCGGACATCTCCGGGCGCCATGTCCTCGTGGTCGAGGACATCATCGACACCGGCCTCACGCTCTCGTGGCTGGTCTCCAATCTCCGGTCCCGGGGGCCCGCTTCGGTGGAGATCTGCACCATGTTGCGCAAGCCGGAGGCGGCGAAGACCGACGTGGACGTGAAGTACGTCGGTTTCGACATCCCGAACTCGTTCGTCGTGGGTTACGGACTTGATTACGCCGAGCGATACCGCAATCTCCGGGTCGTCGCGACCCTCGCGCCCCATATGTATTCGTGA